AAGTCCCTACAAAAGAGAGAGGGGTAGCCCTGATTATGGCCGTGGCCCTAGCCCTGGTCCCTACCGCAGAGAGAGGGGTAGCCCTGATTATGGCCGTGGCCCAAGTCCTTATCGAAGGGAGAGAGTAAGTCCAGACTATGGCCGAGGCCGCAGCCCAAGTCCCTATCGAAGGGAGAGATCTGATCATGGCCGGGTCTCTAGTCGCAGTCCCCGGAAAGAGAGGGTGAGTGCAGACCGTATCCGTGATCGTAGCCGTAgtccttatggaagagagagGCCTGGGGCTGACAATGGCCATGCTCCCATCCGTAGTCCATATAAGAGAGACAGGGAGAGTCCTGAAAATGGTGCCATTGAGAGTCCATATAAGAGAGATAGGGCCAGTCCTGAAAATGGCGCCATCCAGAGTCCATATAAGAGAGATAGGAGTAGTCCTGAAAATGGTCGGGGCCCCAGCAGCAGTCCTTATGAAAGAGAGAGGGTCAGCCCTGAACATGGTCACGGTCCAAGCCCCAATTCTGTGCCTGAAGCTAGGGGGGACAGCCCTAACTATGGTGGGCCTGAAAGCCCCATGCAGGAGAGATATAGCAGGTTTGAATTTGGATGACTCGCCTGGATTATTATTAATTGTGTTATTCATACTTGTAAATAAATGTAGTCTTGTCTTTTGTTGTTAACACACGTCTTTTTGTTAACTGCAGCCGTTCACCACAAGCTGAGGAATGATGATGATCTTGATCAGTGGTTTGGATCTGTCTGGTTGTGAGATGCTGCAGTTTGTGGTTCCCTTGAAAACTCCCTCTGTAGAGTCGAATCGTAATACAGCTTATGTAGTTTCCTGTAGCCTTATTTCTGAGTTGTAGCTTTTAGAGATACTTGTCTGCAGTGGTTTCTGCCCAAAACTTTATGGAACTTATTATTGCTATTGAACAAGCAACTTGATACAGAATTTGGCCCCCCAAGTGGTTGTttacaatttcaatttcttgatTGTTCCGTTCGTAAGGCAGCTTATTTTGTGCTTGGAAATTCCTCAATTGGTCTTTGATTTATGTCTAAATTTCTTGGCCGGCCTTGATTTCCGTCTGCTTACAGCTGTGTGGCATTTTTGTTTCCTGTGTTGTTGATTTGTTAAGGGCTCAATGCCGGCATGGCTCAATGTCCATGTCAATGTCCATGTCCGTGTTTGAATATACAAATGCACCGAGCCCGTGTttgttttgttcctttttatCGGTTTTTATCAAGGGAAGAGAGATgtgtcattttaaaattttaaataaataaataaaaatccgaAGAGAGACGTCATTTGAGCTTGTAGGTTGAGCTGTTgttagtattttattttaattaacaaaataaataaataaataagctaCTGGTTACCCAAAAGAAAGAGCCCCATGATTGTCGATGGAGTTTCACAGAAAATGACTTAAGGCATGTGTTGCGATGATGAATCAATTCGATGATTATATTTGACAATAACGAATCCGTATACATAAATTAGGTCTTTCGGCATAAACACCGTAAAGTCCAATCCAATGGCTTTGATTAAACGCAGTTTTTCTGAGAccaaaatttgggttttctgAAATGCTCACTGCCTAATATTTTCCCGACCGTTCAAAAGCAACACACCACAAGTGGTAAGATGGGGACAGTTATCCCATCTTTTCTTGGGCAAACTTGATGATCCAAGTGGAATTGGAATCTCAGTTAACTGTCGGCTTTTGTTTTGGTCTCGTGCTAAATTTCATATCATTCTGGTTACCACACTTAAACTGTCCATATATCAGCCTATCACTATGTGAATATGACAAAGCAAAAGACCATTTTTGACGCGTAAAACATTCGGATAACTTAGAATATGACGTGTATGGAGGGCTGACACGTGTAAATTGTTTTCCACACTTGAATATACATGTGTGAACATGAAGCTAATTAATCCCTCACTAATCTCtaattcaaagttcaaaccctGTTTCTGTCTCTTCCCACACTACCAACCAAATGGGAATGGCTTTCGGCGAAGTAGACAATATGCAACAAGGTGACATCAACAATGGCTTTTAGGGAGAAGACGAAGtcaaaaaaaggaattttaatATGCTTCTCTCAAAAGTGCTTTCTTAGTTAAGAAGAGCTAGCACCCATCAAGTTTAGTTTTGAACTGATCTATGGGTTGGGACTGAAACTTTAAGAAGTTGATCTTAGATAATATCCCTAATTCATTGACCAATCAATGTTCAACATATAATTACATCCTAATCAAAATCTTCTTGACTACAATAAAGACTTATTGAATTTGGATCCTTAATTCGTTTTTTGGGTTGGGATTAGAATGTGAACGGGTGGATTATATATGGTAATAATGACTCGTGACCCCCCACCCCTTAAGCTTATCATCTCATTTGGaactatgtatatatatttatatatatttacatgtAACTTTTTCGACATTTTAGATGGAAGGACAAGACTAGGACATTATCGTTAAAAGAGAGTAGCGGTTTGTACAAgagcttttttgttttcaaactaTTGGTCTAAATACGTACAGCTTTGTAAAGCCAAATTAACTAGGTTTCCTTaacttttttctccttttgttttgtacctgttttcttttcaaagaaaaagaaagccaaGATTACAGCTGATTACAAAGGACTGAGTTCACTATTGCAGATTTCTTTAGATTCTGTTGAGATCAGCCAAGAACCAAGTTTGAAACTTGGTCATCAGTATCAATGTCTGAACTTTCTGTAACTTGTTagttttatgttgttttcatCTTTTATTTATGCAATAAGGATCCTTTGTGGTATATATTGTCTTGGAATTGTTTGATTGCGATTGATAATTTGGCTACGTGAACCAACTAgtcaaaagtaaaagaaacaCAACTAACTTTGAGTCATCATGTACATGTATGTATGCATGTGCTTAATTGGTATATAATAAACAATAAAGTTGTAAAAAAGTCTCTTCATTGTCAACACAGATTATAAGAAGTTAGAAATTTCAAGCCAAATCCCAGCTTCAGTCCAATTGTGattttgaactttttcttTGGCGGAGGGGAGGGGGGTGAGTTTGAGTTCTAAGTTGCACCTACAACATAGTCCAAATGCTTTTATTGCATGCCGAAGAATTTTGTGGCATGCATGTTAATTGTCGGCAAAGATTCATTATGTTCTGTATAACTTTGTATCTCACTTTCAGCCCACATTAGAGATTTAGTCGGTGCTGGATCTTAGCCTTAATTATCAACATAAAATTGCTTTATTCGGATTTCATTGAGTTTCGCAATGAAAAATTTCCTGTCGTGATGAGTTTGATCAGTCAAGACTAAAGCATTTTTTAAATAGTGTagttcaagtggttaagaacACTTATCTATGCACTCAAAGTCATAGGTTCAAATTCACCTCTTTCATATCGCTTatatcaacaaaaaagaaagaaaaataaaacttccTATTGGAAGAGATTGTTTTTCTCCCAATCGTTAAGAGTACAAAGTTAACATGGCATTCGCTTCTTCTTTAGGCATATAATCACACGGTTGGGTTGATTGCAACTCTTTTTGCAACATCTAAATACTATCTAGTCGgctgttctttttctttcttttcttttctcccaaCTTTGGCTTTtgcatacttttttttttatttttttattttataaatatttttaatatttgtttttatatgtctcattttaatttgatcTGTGTAGCGTCTTTTCTTGGTTCTCATTTTAGGGTATCTTGTGAACCTTCACACTCACGTCGAAGGTTCCACCGAAAGTTGGACTcataaaaatgacaaaaaaaggTTCTCCAAATAACTACAAATGAGTTTGGATGGCAATTTGCTCAAGTTATAATCGAATAGTCCAAAAGGCAGGAAGGAGTAGTCGAATTGTTGGGTCAAAGCACAATTGTGAACCAAAATATCAAAGCATGCAGACTTCTTTTTTGTGTAGAATTTTCTACACGTTTTTATGACTAAATCGTTGTCTTTGTCTAAATAATTTGACTCAGAATGAGTCTTTGCGCCTTACCATGGGCTTACTTATGGGTTATGACCTTTTGATACGGGTGGGAAGAGAGCTAAAACCAGTAAGGAGACCAACCCACTCATCCGTGTGGGAGTCTTGGAACCATGGCTGCCATCCACTTGGCAATGTTTCTCTCAAATGAGCTGTGACTTGAAGCAACAGGACTTTCAACGGCTTACTAGAAGcagaataatttttttttaaaggggCACATTCAAAGGAAAAATCCCAACAAAAGTTGACCTTTTCCTTTCCAAATTGATTTACAAGTGAGAGTTCACATCATCTAGAGGAGAAACACTTCAATGCAACGGGTCCTTCGTCAATAATGTAATGATATATGGAATAACTTTTCTACGTGTTATAGTATTATTGATCAGAAATAGCACATTACAAGTAAGTTTTTCTCATCCGGAGAGCTTCCCTATTGGGCAATGGCCTATGGCCTATAGAACTTGAACCAAATGGTGCCCTTGGAGTTGAGAGAGTTGAACCCAAAAGACTTGTCTCCTACTCTCAAGATATGATGCCCAAAATTGGCAAGTTTTGAATGGAAAAGGTTCCGTAGGAGACCCAAGTACTTGTGCCGCCTGCCCTTGAAACATATGCCTGCTACAGTTGAAACATGgttgaatttaaattgattGAAGGCAAATTACAATGCATGCGATCATGAACAAGAAGAACGATTTAATGACggctacttttcttttctttggacCTATCCATAAGCCACAAACTGttgaaataaacaaaaaattaaaagctttGAGCCGTTTGTGTAATATCCATGAAGCAAACAAGTTGTCTAAGGCTGGCATTTGCAAAGGGTAtctcatattttaaattaatctttctcttctcttctctgtcTGGCTCTAAGTTAAATGTTATTGAAAATTTCCTTGCATCAAAGACACGGCATAGGTGGGGTGGGCCCAAATGGATGGGCTTTTGGATGGATTGAAAAAGTTGAGTCCATGTATAACTGGCCTAGACACTCCAAACAGCAAATTTTGTCCTAGCCTCTGTATATTATGGCCTCTTAACCAAAAACGTTATGAACTTTGACTGTCTTTATTATATTAATCCGGTTGTTAATCTGTATATCCGTCTTCTCTTCTGTCTCGGggctttctttaatttaaggTTTGGGGATAAgtttagaagaagaaacaaaattaaactaaATCTTAGTTCTTGAGAATTGAAAGTGGATTTTACACCCATCTCTCACTAGGTTTTGCTGGCCGGTCATCACAAAGACTCTATAGTCCCTCCAAAAAAAGTTTCCACTAAATTCTAAGCCCCATAAACCCCCTATAAAAACCCCTCCACTTATAAGATCCCAACAATCTTAACTCTCaactctctatctctctctctctctctctctctctctctctctctctcttccccctgTCTCCCTGTACAAATTAACTTACAGTTGATTGATCCTTAAGCCCATATAATAATGTGCAAGCTGACATCTCCTTCTCCCTGCTGCAATGGCAATTCAGACCACCCTCACCTTGTCTCCATTAAAGACTCGGAAGAGCCCAAAACGCTCACTACCCCATTGATCTCCAAAAGCACAACATCCCAACCAGAACAAATACAGAAGGAGCTACAACTAAACGCACACCACCAAACACACAAACCCCACCAAAAATCCCATTTCTCCTTGGCTCTAAAAGAAGCCAATTCCATAGCCAGCATAGCTTTTCCCATGATACTCACCGGCCTTTTACTTTACTCCAGGTCAATGATCTCCATGCTCTTCCTCGGCCGCCTCGGCGAGCTCGCTTTAGCCGGCGGGTCCCTTGCCGTCGGCTTTGCTAACATCACCGGTTACTCGATTCTCTCTGGCCTCGCCATGGGAATGGAACCCATTTGTGGTCAAGCTTTTGGTGCCAAAAGGCATACTCTGCTTGGCCTCTCTTTGCAGAGAACAGTACTTCTTCTAATTTTTACATCCTTACCCATTTCTCTTCTCTGGCTAAACATGAAGAAACTCCTCCTCCTT
The Prunus dulcis chromosome 2, ALMONDv2, whole genome shotgun sequence DNA segment above includes these coding regions:
- the LOC117618185 gene encoding serine/arginine-rich splicing factor RS41 isoform X1, with protein sequence MRPIFCGNFEYDARQNELERLFGRYGKVDRVDMKSGFAFIYMEDERDAEYAIRGLDRKEFGRKGRRLRVEWTKVANHERGTRRPGASRRSSTNTRPSKTLFVINFDPYHTRTKDLERHFDPYGKIVSVRIRRNFAFVQYESQEDATRALEATNMSKLMDRVISVEYAVRDDDERRDGFSPDRRSRDRSLDRGRDRRRSPSPYKRERGSPDYGRGPSPGPYRRERGSPDYGRGPSPYRRERVSPDYGRGRSPSPYRRERSDHGRVSSRSPRKERVSADRIRDRSRSPYGRERPGADNGHAPIRSPYKRDRESPENGAIESPYKRDRASPENGAIQSPYKRDRSSPENGRGPSSSPYERERVSPEHGHGPSPNSVPEARGDSPNYGGPESPMQERYSSRSPQAEE
- the LOC117618185 gene encoding serine/arginine-rich splicing factor RS41 isoform X4, with protein sequence MEDERDAEYAIRGLDRKEFGRKGRRLRVEWTKHERGTRRPGASRRSSTNTRPSKTLFVINFDPYHTRTKDLERHFDPYGKIVSVRIRRNFAFVQYESQEDATRALEATNMSKLMDRVISVEYAVRDDDERRDGFSPDRRSRDRSLDRGRDRRRSPSPYKRERGSPDYGRGPSPGPYRRERGSPDYGRGPSPYRRERVSPDYGRGRSPSPYRRERSDHGRVSSRSPRKERVSADRIRDRSRSPYGRERPGADNGHAPIRSPYKRDRESPENGAIESPYKRDRASPENGAIQSPYKRDRSSPENGRGPSSSPYERERVSPEHGHGPSPNSVPEARGDSPNYGGPESPMQERYSSRSPQAEE
- the LOC117618185 gene encoding serine/arginine-rich splicing factor RS41 isoform X3; translated protein: MEDERDAEYAIRGLDRKEFGRKGRRLRVEWTKVANHERGTRRPGASRRSSTNTRPSKTLFVINFDPYHTRTKDLERHFDPYGKIVSVRIRRNFAFVQYESQEDATRALEATNMSKLMDRVISVEYAVRDDDERRDGFSPDRRSRDRSLDRGRDRRRSPSPYKRERGSPDYGRGPSPGPYRRERGSPDYGRGPSPYRRERVSPDYGRGRSPSPYRRERSDHGRVSSRSPRKERVSADRIRDRSRSPYGRERPGADNGHAPIRSPYKRDRESPENGAIESPYKRDRASPENGAIQSPYKRDRSSPENGRGPSSSPYERERVSPEHGHGPSPNSVPEARGDSPNYGGPESPMQERYSSRSPQAEE
- the LOC117618185 gene encoding serine/arginine-rich splicing factor RS40 isoform X2, which gives rise to MRPIFCGNFEYDARQNELERLFGRYGKVDRVDMKSGFAFIYMEDERDAEYAIRGLDRKEFGRKGRRLRVEWTKHERGTRRPGASRRSSTNTRPSKTLFVINFDPYHTRTKDLERHFDPYGKIVSVRIRRNFAFVQYESQEDATRALEATNMSKLMDRVISVEYAVRDDDERRDGFSPDRRSRDRSLDRGRDRRRSPSPYKRERGSPDYGRGPSPGPYRRERGSPDYGRGPSPYRRERVSPDYGRGRSPSPYRRERSDHGRVSSRSPRKERVSADRIRDRSRSPYGRERPGADNGHAPIRSPYKRDRESPENGAIESPYKRDRASPENGAIQSPYKRDRSSPENGRGPSSSPYERERVSPEHGHGPSPNSVPEARGDSPNYGGPESPMQERYSSRSPQAEE